From the genome of Scytonema hofmannii PCC 7110, one region includes:
- the avd gene encoding diversity-generating retroelement protein Avd, with amino-acid sequence MPTPPIIQHTYDLILWYIPVLDRLPRNHKFTLGTRMIDGLYDILEGLIHARYLPEKLAQLELLNAKLDVLRHQTRLLFDFNQFDNQKYEQIGGFINVIGNELGGWIRQQRSKREE; translated from the coding sequence ATGCCAACACCACCCATCATCCAACACACTTACGACCTCATCCTATGGTACATCCCCGTCTTGGATCGCTTACCTAGAAACCACAAATTTACTTTAGGAACTAGGATGATCGACGGACTTTACGACATATTAGAAGGATTGATCCACGCAAGGTATCTCCCAGAAAAATTAGCACAATTAGAACTGTTAAACGCTAAGCTTGATGTCCTGCGTCATCAAACCCGGTTGCTGTTCGATTTTAACCAGTTTGACAACCAAAAATACGAACAGATTGGAGGTTTTATCAATGTTATTGGTAATGAACTCGGTGGTTGGATTAGACAGCAGCGCAGCAAAAGGGAAGAATAA
- a CDS encoding formylglycine-generating enzyme family protein, with translation MKPLLATSLCNEVGQELYEMNITVRQVLLKHLTQRYGQERLNKLSEFLLEYVARQMNHLDSGIIQAQTWTALAYVNTTEAAKQITLKLTKMLQQYNQSDWLQMTFLVETLTEPLKTEGFQPLLALAQGMEQSARGDLFGAEKQFDELRHQLGSSPTIAGVSISIPPPPIPAKRFSFDVVTVNAVGEIVQQESCKADYFKEDLGNSVTLEMVYIPEGTFLMGSPETEEGHMERESPQHEVTLQPFFMGKYPITQAQWRAIAALPQVNRELDPDPSEFKGSDRPVESVSWYEAVEFCDRLSIYSKRNYRLPSEAEWEYACRAGTTTPFHFGETITPELANYDGNFTYGSGSKGEDRERTTPVGSFKVANAFGLFDMHGNVWEWCADNWHEKYENTPLDNANSSNIDNDNRLLRGGSWVNNPRNCRSAYRNDALPDYRIDFTGFRVVLSGART, from the coding sequence ATGAAACCGTTACTAGCTACGTCTCTTTGCAACGAAGTCGGACAGGAACTGTATGAGATGAATATTACAGTCAGACAAGTTCTGTTGAAGCATCTGACTCAACGCTATGGTCAAGAACGTCTCAACAAGCTCTCAGAATTTTTACTAGAGTATGTCGCACGACAGATGAATCACTTAGATAGCGGTATTATTCAAGCTCAAACTTGGACAGCCTTAGCTTACGTCAACACCACAGAAGCCGCCAAACAAATCACCCTAAAATTAACAAAAATGCTACAGCAGTACAATCAATCCGATTGGCTGCAGATGACATTCTTAGTCGAAACCTTAACAGAACCACTGAAAACCGAAGGTTTTCAACCGTTGTTAGCTTTAGCTCAGGGTATGGAACAATCAGCTCGTGGCGATTTGTTCGGAGCCGAAAAGCAATTTGATGAGCTGCGCCATCAACTCGGAAGTTCCCCAACCATTGCTGGAGTTAGCATCAGTATTCCGCCACCACCCATCCCCGCTAAAAGGTTCTCCTTTGATGTTGTGACTGTAAATGCTGTAGGAGAGATTGTCCAACAAGAATCTTGCAAAGCTGATTATTTTAAAGAAGACCTTGGTAACAGCGTGACTTTAGAAATGGTTTACATTCCTGAAGGTACTTTTCTCATGGGTTCACCCGAAACGGAAGAAGGACACATGGAACGTGAAAGCCCCCAACACGAGGTCACTCTTCAACCGTTTTTTATGGGGAAATATCCCATTACTCAAGCACAATGGCGGGCGATCGCAGCGTTACCACAAGTCAATCGCGAACTAGATCCCGATCCTTCTGAATTTAAAGGAAGCGATCGACCAGTAGAAAGTGTAAGTTGGTATGAAGCAGTTGAGTTTTGTGATAGACTATCTATATATAGTAAACGTAACTACCGACTGCCCAGTGAGGCAGAGTGGGAGTATGCTTGCCGTGCAGGTACGACGACACCGTTCCACTTTGGTGAAACTATTACGCCTGAGTTAGCGAACTATGACGGCAACTTTACTTATGGCTCTGGTTCTAAGGGAGAAGATCGCGAACGAACAACACCTGTAGGCAGCTTTAAAGTAGCAAATGCCTTTGGTTTGTTTGATATGCATGGAAATGTTTGGGAGTGGTGTGCCGACAATTGGCATGAAAAATACGAAAATACTCCTCTAGACAATGCTAATTCGTCAAACATTGATAATGATAATCGGTTGCTTCGTGGCGGTTCCTGGGTCAACAATCCGAGGAATTGCCGTTCCGCGTATCGCAACGATGCTCTTCCGGACTACAGGATCGACTTCACCGGGTTTCGGGTGGTGCTTTCCGGGGCGAGAACTTAA
- a CDS encoding IS607 family transposase, whose protein sequence is MEQVGISVNFKISNTISEFMPYISPKDAAELTGFHPKTLAKWADAGKIDFIKAESGYRRYDVTSLRKMIGEDDRAVIIYGRVSTHSQKDDLQRQLDFLRSRYPKGEMIYEVGSGLNFKRKKLLSILERVINREVKEIVVAYSDRLVRFGFDLVVWLCAQFDCKVIVLNQVVLSPQQELVQDLLAIMHCFSARLYGLRKYEKPIRKTLEVEKLDEDSMKNDV, encoded by the coding sequence ATGGAACAAGTCGGAATTAGTGTTAATTTTAAGATATCTAATACTATTTCTGAGTTTATGCCTTATATCAGTCCTAAAGACGCCGCAGAACTAACAGGCTTTCATCCAAAAACTCTAGCTAAGTGGGCAGACGCCGGGAAAATTGACTTTATCAAAGCTGAGAGTGGTTATCGCCGATACGATGTGACCTCCCTCAGAAAGATGATTGGGGAGGACGACCGAGCAGTCATCATATATGGACGAGTCTCAACGCATTCTCAAAAGGATGATTTGCAACGGCAGTTAGATTTTTTACGCTCGCGCTACCCTAAAGGAGAGATGATTTACGAAGTAGGTTCGGGGTTGAACTTTAAGCGGAAAAAGCTTTTATCGATATTAGAAAGAGTGATTAATCGCGAAGTAAAAGAAATAGTAGTAGCTTATTCAGATCGGTTGGTCAGGTTCGGTTTTGACCTTGTAGTTTGGCTTTGTGCTCAATTTGATTGTAAAGTTATTGTGTTGAATCAAGTCGTGCTTTCTCCTCAACAAGAGTTAGTGCAAGATCTGCTAGCAATCATGCATTGTTTTTCTGCAAGGCTTTACGGCTTGCGAAAGTATGAAAAACCGATCAGAAAAACTTTAGAAGTAGAAAAATTAGATGAAGATTCCATGAAGAATGATGTCTAA
- a CDS encoding IS200/IS605 family accessory protein TnpB-related protein, producing the protein MGRVKGHIEVQKTVILRAKSETAYREEIVKHIITTKQLYADTTEFYVLVFLENLELLNLKSDDLYSVVEKLTLITKQRPSPEIPLQINTVQDMRRSCIKTAFGIAKSWDSNYKKWELRRDKHEEKQAKKLAISEAKGQKYTPKKFTDKPPLPPRNYTNIHPTFYRGMYKEFDGSSIILKLWTGNRWVFMKQPINLEGRELPYGYEWGSPTLVLKDRLHLHVPVIKQVKSNGKLAQQALNPDGLTTCNVDLNLDGDIAVATILHSDVTGSVTEIATLFVKGNDTIQHRRKRELGLIAVASSKTNKGFGVKKIGDNSQRFEKIKNRDNYESHRISKRIADFAHQYGATVIVFECLTNLRPDRAKFSRRSNQKRAYWLSSKIRKRTKYKAFQSYGIITAQVSPKDTSRHCALCNGNEEEDSLVSRIEAQFSTDVARLFQIIMNKSLEKVDYSTGAPNYICSDTVEHRGNADLNAARNIGLRFFARYYQKPRLKVEKQGLLATQAARKAFGMVAV; encoded by the coding sequence GTGGGGCGAGTCAAAGGACATATTGAAGTTCAAAAGACAGTGATATTAAGAGCTAAAAGTGAAACTGCTTACAGGGAAGAAATAGTTAAACATATTATTACTACCAAACAATTGTACGCAGATACAACTGAGTTTTATGTTTTGGTATTTCTGGAGAATTTAGAGCTACTCAATTTAAAATCTGATGACTTGTATAGCGTTGTAGAGAAATTAACATTAATTACCAAACAAAGACCCTCCCCGGAAATTCCCTTGCAGATCAACACAGTTCAAGACATGCGTCGTTCTTGCATTAAAACCGCTTTTGGTATAGCAAAGTCTTGGGACTCGAACTATAAAAAATGGGAGTTACGTAGAGATAAGCATGAAGAAAAACAAGCCAAGAAATTAGCCATTTCTGAAGCTAAGGGCCAGAAATACACTCCGAAAAAGTTCACAGATAAACCACCGCTACCACCTCGTAATTATACAAACATTCATCCTACTTTCTATCGTGGGATGTACAAGGAGTTTGACGGTTCATCAATCATATTAAAACTGTGGACAGGCAACAGATGGGTTTTTATGAAGCAGCCTATCAACCTAGAAGGTAGAGAACTTCCTTATGGTTATGAATGGGGAAGTCCCACGCTGGTTTTAAAAGATAGGTTACATCTTCATGTTCCTGTGATTAAACAAGTCAAATCCAACGGGAAACTGGCTCAACAAGCATTGAACCCTGATGGATTAACAACTTGCAACGTAGATCTAAATCTTGATGGTGATATAGCTGTAGCAACAATTCTACACTCCGACGTTACGGGTAGCGTTACCGAGATTGCCACTCTCTTTGTTAAGGGTAATGATACTATCCAACATCGTAGGAAGCGTGAGTTAGGTTTAATTGCAGTAGCTAGTTCCAAGACAAATAAAGGTTTTGGAGTTAAAAAGATTGGTGATAATTCTCAACGCTTTGAGAAAATTAAGAATAGAGATAATTACGAATCTCATCGAATCTCTAAACGTATAGCTGACTTTGCTCATCAGTATGGAGCGACAGTAATTGTATTTGAGTGTTTAACTAATCTTCGACCCGATAGAGCGAAATTTAGCCGTCGTTCTAATCAAAAAAGAGCTTATTGGCTCTCGTCGAAAATTCGGAAACGAACCAAATACAAAGCTTTTCAGTCTTATGGAATTATCACGGCTCAAGTCTCACCAAAAGATACAAGCAGGCATTGTGCATTATGTAATGGCAACGAAGAAGAAGATTCGTTAGTTTCCAGAATAGAAGCTCAATTTAGTACTGATGTCGCCAGACTTTTTCAAATAATCATGAATAAATCATTGGAGAAAGTTGATTACAGTACGGGAGCGCCAAATTATATTTGTTCCGACACCGTTGAACATAGAGGCAATGCCGATCTGAACGCCGCCCGAAATATAGGTCTACGTTTTTTTGCGAGATATTACCAAAAGCCCAGGTTGAAAGTTGAAAAACAGGGTTTACTTGCTACCCAAGCAGCCAGAAAGGCATTTGGCATGGTAGCTGTGTAA
- a CDS encoding AAA family ATPase, giving the protein MARFLNKNLTYTGEEQYQPKPREKDKDTGEILYPYIPVSEGLVKAVNLSINLNRPLLLEGEPGCGKTRLARAVAYEFSKCYGEQYNVEKWPYADWNIKSSDQARDGLYIYDAVRRLFDVQLFTVEHQLNNNQLPDKEQLPQDTSLGNPLEKNNIRQRLEDPKHEAYIQWGALGKAFQASQKGQRMIVLIDEIDKADTDFPNDLLLELEEKRFFIKETGREIRAEPDFAPIIFITSNGQRKLPDAFLRRCLYHYIKFPQKRS; this is encoded by the coding sequence ATGGCTAGATTTTTAAACAAAAATTTGACATACACGGGTGAAGAACAATATCAACCCAAGCCCCGTGAAAAGGATAAGGACACTGGAGAAATCCTTTATCCTTATATACCTGTTAGTGAAGGATTAGTTAAAGCTGTAAATTTGTCAATTAATCTTAACAGACCTTTATTACTAGAAGGAGAACCGGGATGTGGCAAAACGCGATTAGCTCGTGCAGTAGCTTATGAGTTTAGTAAATGTTACGGCGAGCAATATAATGTAGAAAAATGGCCTTATGCAGATTGGAATATTAAGTCTAGTGACCAAGCAAGAGATGGATTATATATTTATGATGCAGTTAGGCGTTTGTTTGACGTTCAACTATTTACAGTGGAACATCAGTTAAACAATAATCAATTACCAGATAAAGAACAATTACCTCAAGATACAAGTTTAGGAAATCCATTAGAAAAAAACAATATTCGGCAAAGATTAGAAGACCCAAAACATGAAGCTTATATCCAATGGGGAGCACTTGGTAAAGCGTTTCAAGCATCCCAAAAAGGACAACGGATGATTGTGCTGATTGATGAAATAGATAAAGCTGATACGGATTTTCCTAATGATTTACTTTTAGAACTTGAAGAAAAACGATTTTTTATTAAAGAAACTGGAAGAGAAATTAGAGCAGAACCAGATTTCGCACCCATTATTTTTATCACTAGCAACGGTCAACGAAAATTACCAGATGCTTTTCTGCGTCGATGTCTTTATCACTACATTAAATTTCCACAAAAGAGGAGTTAA
- a CDS encoding effector-associated domain EAD1-containing protein, producing MAGVVILTAINIEYMAVRSHLTDLQEIVHPQGTVYEQGKFTANSKSWDVGIVEIGAGNSGAAMEAERAIAYFKPSLVLFVGVAGGIKDVKLGDVVAATKVYGYESGKAKEEFEPRPDVGESAYNLIQRARAEARKPDWLQRLKSLPHPTPKVFVAPIAAGAKVVASTKSEVYQFLQSNYGDAVAVEMEGRGFLQATHANQLSALIVRGISDLIDGKSIDDNGGSQELAANRASAFAFEVLAKLQPQEVNSPSNQTTVSNTLPMDDSNLKLLQEKLSDFRREYIITADPGRKFQLKKEIEDIERQIQELESLLTVNLERNNQNINFTGAQRKQFCDALMDAFRSQKDLEMMLSYELNWKLNQIAGGENYQQIVFSLLDYADAQGQLKELLNGAKRANTGNRKLRDMNL from the coding sequence ATGGCTGGTGTGGTAATACTCACTGCTATTAACATAGAGTATATGGCAGTTCGCTCCCATCTAACTGACCTTCAAGAAATAGTACATCCCCAAGGTACAGTTTACGAACAGGGAAAATTTACTGCCAACAGCAAGTCATGGGATGTTGGGATTGTTGAGATAGGTGCGGGAAATTCGGGCGCAGCGATGGAAGCAGAGCGGGCGATCGCTTACTTCAAACCAAGTCTTGTTCTGTTTGTGGGAGTCGCAGGTGGTATTAAAGATGTCAAGCTGGGAGATGTCGTTGCGGCGACAAAAGTTTATGGTTATGAGTCTGGTAAAGCAAAAGAGGAATTTGAACCCAGACCTGATGTGGGAGAATCAGCATACAACCTAATACAAAGAGCAAGAGCAGAAGCCAGAAAACCGGACTGGCTTCAAAGGTTAAAGTCTCTTCCTCATCCAACCCCCAAGGTATTTGTCGCACCCATAGCCGCAGGAGCAAAAGTTGTTGCTTCCACAAAGTCTGAAGTTTACCAATTTCTTCAGTCTAACTACGGTGATGCAGTTGCAGTGGAAATGGAGGGACGAGGTTTTCTCCAAGCGACTCATGCTAACCAACTTTCAGCGTTGATCGTTCGTGGTATATCCGATCTGATAGATGGTAAAAGCATTGATGACAATGGAGGTTCTCAGGAATTGGCTGCAAATCGCGCCAGTGCTTTTGCTTTTGAGGTTCTTGCAAAGCTTCAGCCTCAAGAAGTGAATTCTCCATCAAATCAGACGACTGTATCTAATACTTTACCTATGGATGATTCTAATCTTAAACTTTTACAGGAAAAGCTATCTGATTTCCGAAGAGAATACATCATTACCGCCGATCCAGGTCGCAAGTTTCAACTTAAGAAGGAAATCGAAGATATTGAACGGCAAATACAAGAGTTGGAGTCACTTTTAACAGTAAATTTGGAAAGAAATAACCAGAATATCAATTTTACTGGCGCTCAACGGAAGCAATTTTGTGATGCTTTAATGGATGCTTTTCGCAGTCAGAAAGACTTAGAGATGATGCTTAGCTATGAGTTGAATTGGAAATTAAATCAAATAGCTGGTGGAGAGAATTACCAACAAATCGTGTTTAGTTTGCTCGACTATGCTGATGCTCAAGGACAGCTTAAAGAACTTTTAAATGGTGCAAAAAGAGCAAATACTGGTAATCGTAAATTACGCGATATGAATTTATAA
- a CDS encoding ATP-binding protein produces MLRLSRLHQQSSHQLSSNSVVARTASAIAASVGFLVLIGWCLEQKFLTSLLSFGTGSMEVDAAFCFFLSGISLWLSLTRKDEEKIAPTILGKVCAIAVLSIALFTVSQYVFHWNFRLDELLHRDFLNGLGTIHWEGMGINTALNFIVLGRALELVCQPKTYRNYWYAQVFSLIAALISLQAIIGYVYRVRVLYSFQPHDPGMALNTALTFTVLCVGILYAHPDEGLMRLITSDTYSGVLARRLLLAAIAVPLVLGWLTLQGLIAGLYEPEFAVSLLVVVLIVSFCVFIWESAAALEKLGKQRDRVKEVLKVNEEKLSSFVDSNVIGILFGDIYGRVRKANDEFLRMIGYTSEDLQADKIKWTDITPPEYLPLDAEGIAEAIAKGACTPYEKEYIRKDGSRIPVLVGYTLVGENREESVAFILDLSDRKQIEQALCQSEERFRLALDNIPDVFAIYNAKRQLEFVNAAALQRIKKPKEEILGRTDEEIFPSEVTTPYLSTLIQAQETRTLQKIEVTISLPDYGQFTTEIKYLPLLDEKGEIEQILAFTNDITERKQVEETLRNQQKWLEDLLNLMPMPMLLIESGTAKVTFANVAADKVAGGKFPKAESLKDYNTYYYATDATGNPIPVEQAPGIRVARGERIEGFELDWHTPVGIRSLLIFADTLPAMHGYPATCVLVFQDITNLKQVEKALSLGYKRLQLLFNTASDLLSSQQPVALIDSLFKKLSEQIRLDAYFNYLVYEDKRILQLASYTGVSEEQVTEIEWLEFGQGVSGTVSQQRHPIALENVQQLTEPKTEFLRSIGITAYYSYPLVAQGQLLGTLAFGSRTRVRFTHNEMGMMQAVCDQIAIAMERAKLIASLQQQTEQLKEANRMKDEFLAILSHELRSPLNAILGWTQLLRSRRQLDETKVAKALETIERNARAQTQLIEDLLDISRMIRGKLRLNVRPCNLISIIETALETVRLAAETKEIDLKFYVLGDRGQGTGDWDVVGDSERLQQIVWNLLSNAIKFTPQGGCVEVRLSVTRHKKSSLHANSQFPLSYAQIQVSDTGIGINPDFLPYVFDRFRQADSSTTRSYGGLGLGLAIVSHLVELHGGSVRVESLGEGQGTTFTVKLPLLGKKDEEDEETKGQGDRETGEILTPAPSLLGIRVLVVDDEADTRDFLSIVLQQCQAEVKAVGSVREALEAIAQWRPDVLVSDIGMPNEDGYTLIREVRSLERSGKIPLSEQGAKIPAAALTAYARTEDRLRALQEGFQIHLPKPVEPAELATVVASLAGRT; encoded by the coding sequence ATGTTAAGACTAAGTCGCTTACACCAACAAAGTTCACATCAACTCTCTTCAAATTCAGTGGTGGCACGAACTGCGAGTGCGATCGCTGCTAGCGTCGGTTTCTTGGTATTAATTGGCTGGTGCTTGGAGCAAAAGTTTCTGACATCGCTCCTCTCTTTCGGTACGGGAAGTATGGAAGTAGATGCAGCATTTTGCTTCTTTTTGTCTGGCATATCCCTGTGGCTGTCCTTAACAAGAAAAGACGAAGAGAAGATTGCTCCCACGATCTTGGGCAAAGTTTGTGCGATCGCGGTTCTAAGCATTGCTTTGTTTACAGTCAGTCAATACGTGTTCCACTGGAATTTCAGGCTTGACGAATTGTTGCATCGTGACTTCCTAAATGGTTTGGGGACAATCCATTGGGAAGGTATGGGCATAAATACGGCGCTAAACTTTATAGTTCTTGGTAGGGCTTTGGAACTTGTGTGTCAACCCAAAACCTATCGTAACTATTGGTATGCTCAAGTCTTTAGCCTCATCGCTGCTTTAATATCCTTACAAGCTATTATTGGATATGTCTACAGAGTTCGTGTATTATACAGTTTTCAACCCCACGATCCGGGAATGGCACTTAACACTGCACTGACATTTACAGTGCTTTGTGTTGGTATTTTATATGCTCATCCCGATGAAGGGTTGATGCGGTTAATAACCAGCGATACCTATAGTGGTGTACTAGCACGTCGGTTACTGTTAGCTGCGATCGCAGTCCCTTTAGTGCTAGGATGGTTAACTCTACAAGGGCTGATAGCAGGGTTATATGAACCAGAATTTGCAGTATCCTTGTTAGTCGTTGTCCTAATTGTGAGCTTTTGTGTCTTTATATGGGAAAGTGCAGCAGCTTTAGAAAAATTGGGAAAGCAACGCGATCGCGTTAAAGAAGTTTTGAAGGTAAATGAAGAGAAATTAAGCAGTTTTGTAGATTCTAACGTTATTGGCATTCTCTTTGGTGACATTTACGGTCGCGTCCGCAAAGCCAACGACGAATTTCTGCGGATGATTGGCTATACATCTGAAGATTTACAAGCAGACAAAATTAAATGGACTGATATTACACCGCCTGAATATTTACCTTTAGATGCAGAAGGGATTGCAGAAGCGATCGCTAAAGGTGCTTGTACGCCTTACGAGAAAGAATATATCCGTAAAGATGGCAGTCGCATACCAGTTTTAGTTGGTTATACTTTGGTAGGAGAAAATCGTGAGGAATCGGTTGCATTTATCCTAGATTTAAGCGATCGCAAGCAAATAGAGCAAGCACTATGTCAAAGTGAAGAACGGTTCCGATTGGCACTAGATAATATCCCCGATGTTTTTGCTATCTACAATGCTAAACGGCAATTAGAGTTTGTAAATGCAGCAGCATTACAGAGAATTAAGAAGCCAAAAGAAGAAATTCTTGGAAGAACAGACGAGGAAATCTTTCCATCGGAAGTGACAACACCTTATCTTTCCACTTTGATTCAGGCACAAGAAACCCGCACGTTACAAAAAATAGAAGTTACAATTAGTTTACCTGATTACGGACAATTCACAACCGAAATTAAATATTTACCACTATTAGATGAAAAAGGCGAAATTGAACAAATTCTTGCCTTTACAAATGATATTACAGAACGCAAACAGGTAGAAGAAACACTCCGCAACCAACAAAAATGGCTGGAAGATTTGCTCAATCTCATGCCAATGCCAATGCTGTTGATAGAATCAGGAACAGCAAAGGTAACTTTTGCAAATGTTGCTGCCGATAAAGTGGCTGGAGGCAAATTTCCCAAAGCAGAATCATTGAAAGATTATAACACATACTATTATGCCACTGATGCTACAGGAAATCCGATCCCAGTAGAACAAGCACCTGGAATAAGAGTCGCTCGTGGCGAACGTATTGAAGGATTTGAATTAGATTGGCATACACCAGTAGGAATTCGCTCGCTCCTGATATTTGCCGATACTTTACCAGCCATGCATGGTTATCCAGCAACCTGTGTTTTGGTGTTTCAGGACATTACTAACCTGAAACAGGTAGAAAAAGCACTTTCGCTAGGTTACAAGAGACTTCAGCTATTGTTTAATACAGCTAGCGATTTACTTTCAAGCCAACAACCTGTTGCACTGATTGATAGTTTATTTAAAAAACTTTCAGAACAAATTCGTTTAGATGCTTACTTTAATTATTTAGTTTATGAGGATAAACGGATTTTACAGCTAGCATCTTACACTGGTGTTTCTGAAGAACAAGTCACAGAAATTGAGTGGTTAGAATTTGGTCAAGGAGTGAGTGGTACGGTATCGCAGCAACGCCATCCAATAGCTTTGGAAAACGTGCAGCAGTTAACCGAGCCAAAAACAGAATTTCTGCGTTCTATTGGAATTACAGCCTATTACAGTTACCCTCTAGTAGCTCAGGGACAACTTTTGGGTACTCTTGCCTTTGGCAGTCGAACTCGGGTAAGATTTACCCATAATGAAATGGGGATGATGCAAGCAGTTTGCGATCAAATCGCTATTGCAATGGAACGTGCGAAGCTAATTGCCTCTTTACAGCAGCAAACAGAACAGCTTAAAGAAGCAAATCGCATGAAAGATGAGTTTTTAGCAATTTTATCTCATGAATTGCGATCGCCTCTCAATGCAATTCTTGGTTGGACACAGCTATTGCGTTCTCGACGCCAACTTGATGAAACCAAAGTAGCAAAAGCATTAGAAACCATTGAGCGGAATGCTAGAGCACAAACACAGCTGATAGAAGATTTATTAGATATTTCGCGGATGATTAGAGGCAAATTACGCCTGAATGTCCGTCCTTGCAACCTAATTTCAATTATTGAGACTGCACTGGAAACAGTTCGTCTAGCTGCTGAGACAAAAGAGATCGATTTAAAGTTTTATGTTTTAGGGGACAGGGGACAGGGGACTGGTGATTGGGATGTTGTGGGGGATAGCGAACGCTTGCAGCAAATTGTATGGAATCTACTATCCAACGCCATTAAATTTACTCCTCAGGGAGGTTGTGTTGAAGTACGCTTGTCAGTAACAAGGCATAAGAAATCGTCACTCCATGCCAATTCCCAATTCCCATTGTCCTATGCCCAAATTCAGGTAAGTGACACTGGTATTGGTATCAACCCTGATTTTCTTCCATACGTTTTTGACCGTTTTCGTCAAGCTGATAGTTCTACAACAAGATCCTACGGCGGGTTGGGGTTGGGGTTAGCAATTGTGAGTCATTTAGTAGAACTACATGGTGGTAGCGTTCGTGTAGAAAGTCTGGGTGAAGGACAAGGGACTACTTTTACAGTCAAGTTACCCCTTCTTGGTAAAAAAGATGAGGAAGATGAAGAGACAAAGGGACAAGGAGATAGGGAGACAGGGGAAATCCTTACTCCCGCACCCTCCCTGTTGGGTATTCGGGTACTGGTTGTAGATGACGAAGCTGACACCCGTGATTTTTTGAGCATCGTACTGCAACAGTGCCAAGCGGAAGTAAAAGCAGTAGGATCTGTACGGGAAGCATTAGAAGCGATCGCACAATGGAGACCAGATGTTTTGGTCAGTGACATTGGTATGCCAAATGAAGATGGCTATACTCTGATTCGTGAAGTGCGATCGCTTGAGCGTAGTGGAAAAATTCCCCTTTCGGAACAAGGCGCAAAGATACCTGCGGCTGCATTAACGGCTTATGCTAGAACAGAGGATAGGCTGCGAGCTTTACAGGAAGGTTTTCAGATACATTTACCCAAGCCTGTTGAACCTGCAGAGTTAGCCACAGTCGTTGCGAGTTTGGCTGGGCGAACTTAG